The genomic region acatatgagtgaaatcatatatttgtctttccctcactgatttatttcacttagcacgatACACTCTAcatccatccacatcattgtaaatggcaagatttctttttttttttttttttgatggctgagtgatattcattgtatatatataccacatccttttttttttttttttttttaagtaggctccattctggccatggagcccaatgtggggctcaaacccatgaccctgagatcaagacctgagccaagaccaagagtcagatgcttagccaactgagccacccagatgccccaacatcttctttatccattcatcagtcaatggacatttgggctctctccataggttggctattgttgataatgctgctaaacatcatgtacccctttgaatatgtatttttgtatcccttggataaatacctagtagtgccattgctgaatcatagagtagttctatttttaactttttgaggaacctccaaactgttcaccagagtggctacaccagtttgcattcccaccaacagtgcaagagggtcccCCCTTCTCTGAATCCtcgccaacacctattgtttcttgtgttgttaattttagccattctgacagggtggtatctcatcatggtttggatttgtatttccctgatgatgagtgatgttgagcatcttttctgtaagtcatctctatatcttctttggaaaaatgtctattcatttcttctgcccatttcttgattatttgttttttgggtgttgagtttgataagttctttatagattttggatactaaccctttatcagatatgtcatttgcaaataaactTGCTTACATTCTTGAGTACAGTTGCTAAAGTCCTTGACTACAAAATTGTCTTCAAATTGTGAGTACTGGGAATAGCAGAGTTGTCATTCCCCTGAGCTTCTCAGCCAGGGAATTAATGCTCAGGGTGTCTAAACATAGCTGTTCTGAGGATTAGTTAGACCAAATAACCAAATGAGTGGCTGAGACATGTTATAAAGGAACATgtggaaatccaaatgaaaaggCACCAGGATGAAGGCATTTGAGATCGTTTGAAAGAAGCAATTGTCCTGTGGCTATTTGATATTTTTAGTTCAGAATCTAATAATACATCTAGTTATCAATAGGATTTTATGAACTTAACCATGTTTCAGGATGCAGAAACTATCTTTTCTGGTTCATTCATCTTCTTAGAAACTGGATTTAAATCACACTCCTATAGCCTTCTTGGGCATCAGATTGTCTTACCAGACAGAATTTATAGGTAATCAGGATTTGGGTTCTAGGAAGGGCTTTGCAGCTGGGATCATGGATGAAGAATTGATAAGTAAGGGCTCAGGAGTCACCCTTGTGGGTAAATAAGTCTGGGCTAGACCTTGCATTATCAGCCACGATTAGCTAAAACCAGGAATCAGGCTGGGGCACCCTGGTGAATCCTGAAAGTTGCCTAAAGTTGCCTGAAGTTTCCATAGTTGGAAACTATGGGTAACATTGTTTAACTGCACTCCCTGATGTTATAAACTAGATACAGAGTCTTAGAAAAAAGTGGAATCTAAGGACAGGAACAATATCTGGTCATGAGAATGGGACTTGGAACTTAGACAATGAGAAAGTGTTTAAGAATCAAGATCAGAGGGGTACACAACTGTGGTATATACAAGACTGAATGTTTATAAGCAGCCCTTCTAGACTGGACAAAGAAAGGTAAGATCTACTTCCTTTGAGGCAGGGGTCAGCAGCAACTGATGATTTCAACTGAACATAGGGGCCCTGTCAAGCACAAGCTGTCACAGAACTGAGAGGATAAGTTCCCgatcttctctttccctctccctgtcctaCCCTGTCTAGGGGAATTGTTCAGAGCATGTTGTTCTGGAGAGGGTCTCCTTTCCTAGCTGTTCCTTTGGGCACTGGCATGATTTTCATTCACATactttgcttccttctttttccagaGTTCTCTGCCCAACTGAGATATGCATCTATCCCAGATAATAATATAAGTGCAAGTACCAAACGTACACCTAGAGTCCCTAATACTTCCTGTCTCATTTACAGCTGCTCTTTTTGAAAACAGTCACAATAACCTCCCCTTCTGAGTGAAATTGCCCTTGAGATTGTAAAATAGTTTAACTTCGGAAGGGAACCATACCAAAATGATCTCAAAATGTCAATGTTAAGCCACCTCAGTGATTTTCTTACACCTCCTTTAGGCCTTTAGGAAACAACAAGTGCAGTGATTGTTGCAGCAAAAACTTAATTCCTGATAGTACATCACCCTGTAAGAGTGATTTGCTGTCTGACTTCTGCTTACAGTTGTAGCCCATGGtaatgataaaaacaatacatGAGCTTTCTGtgtagatatttttctaaatactttatatatatatttatccttgCAAAAACTTCATAAGATTGGTACTGTTATGGCCTCActttacagacaggaaaactgaggcccagaacagTTAAGTCACTTGTACAAGGTCTCACAGTTAATTAGCAGTGAGCTGGGATGAACCTGGGCTGATGCTTACCTGTGACTATCTATGCTGCTCATTCATACTCTAGGGTACAGCTATAAAGAACTATTCAGTTTCCTAGTTCTTGACTTTTGAGCACACTTTTCTTTCAATTTACATGTCTCTTTAGAGGAAgcttacattttcttaaaatcttgGTTCAAATACCTCAATATTAATTCATTACTGAATCTTCCAAAATTCATCTTTAGAACGCCATTGCACCATCACCATGGTTTCTAATTGTCTATCTTTACATACATATCTCACTGAAGTGGGACCTTTAATGAGAGAGACCATGCCTTTTCCCCATTACCTTTAAAATGActgatatggggcgcctgggtggctcagtcattaagcgtctgccttcggctcaggtcatgatcccggggtcctgggatcgagccccgcatggggctccctgctccgcgggaagcccgcttctccctctcccactccccctgcttgtgttccctctctcgctgtgtctctctctgtcaaataaataataaaatgttaaaaaaataaataaataaataaaaaataaaatgactgatATAAAACTAGTGGCCTGGTGTAGAAGCCAAAAATTTATTTGCTGATTAATAGTGATAATAAGAGAGAATCAATGCCATGTGAAATCTGACTGGAGGATAGAAGAAACTTCACTGCCAtgatttttcatgtaatttttaggAAACAGCCTTCGTAAATGGCCTTGGTGAATCACAGCACCATCACTGAATTCCTCCTCCTCGGGCTGTCTACCAACCCCCAGGTCCAGACTCTGCTCTTTGTGCTGTTCCTGAACATTTACTTCCTGACCATCTTGGGGAACCTGATGATGCTGCTGGTGATCAGGGCTGACTCTCACCTCCACACACCCATGTACTTTTTCCTCAGTCAGCTCTCTTTCCTGGACCTTTGTTTATCTTCAGTTACTGTGCCCAGGATGCTGAGAGACCTCCTATCGGAGATAAAAACCATCTCAGTAAGGAGCTGCCTGGCTCAAGGCTTCTTTGTGTTTATCACTGCAGGGACTGAGGGGTTTCTGCTTTCGGTGATGGCCTACGACCGTTATGCCGCCATCTGCCACCCACTCCTCTATGGACAGATGATGAGGAAACAGCTCTGTGTGCAACTTGTATCGGGCTCATGGGGCTTGGGTTTTTTGAATGCACTTATCAACATCCTCCTAGCTACCAACTTGGACTTCTGTGAGAGCCATATCATCAGCCACTACAGCTGTGAggtgccctctctctttcctctgtcttgctCTGATATCTCCACCAACCTCATAGTGCTGTTCTGTTCCACCCTGCTTCATGGGTTTGGGACCTTCTCCCCAATCATCTCATCCTATGCCTGCATTGTCTCCACCATTCTGAACATCAGCTCCACCTCAGGCAGAAGCAaggccttctccacctgctcctcccacctcaTGGCAGTGATCTTCTTTTATGGCTCAGGTTTTCTCTGCTATCTCATGCCAACCTCAGGATCCCTCCTAGAGTTGATCTTCTCTGTACAGTATAGTGTGATCACCCCCATGCTGAATCCTCTCATCTACAGCCTGAAGAACAAGGAGGTGAAGGCAGCTCTGAAAAGAACTTTGGAAAAGTATTTGTAACATATCAGGTgctgaaatgaaaacagaagatgGTGGAGAACTGGAATAAATCTGCATACAAAAGGACATTAAGTGAGTTTACAATAGTAAGGTGTACTTACAATGTCAGATGTGCAAACTAAATTAGAAGTCCATTAGAAAATGACAGAAAGTAATTATAGGAAGGataatttaattccttttcaaGGCAAACAAATTATGAAATCACCACCTTAATCTAGAAAGTTTTATTATGAACATATTGgttcatttttctcattccaGAACATTAGCCTTAGGCTTTCATTTAGTAAAATCATTAGTTTCACTAgtctatcattattttttattgacttttgGGAATAcacatttgagaagaatgtatggCCCTGGATCTGTAAGAGAAAAAAGTCATAGATAAGGGTAAACGGCAAGAAAGTTGAAGAGTTCCAACTGGGTGGCCATAGAAGACAGGCGTGGAAAGCTGAAAGTTCTGTAGGGAAACAATAAACATATTGAGGCCATGCTCAGACTCATAAAATTTCCAAgaacttttctgtatgtgtggGGTGGTGGCCAGATCTCCAGTGTGAGAGGCTGTAAGGAGGCTCTGGGTCTCTAGAAACCTCATTTCTCACATAGTCTTCACTCAGACTTGTATTTTCTACAATTAGCTAATCTTAcccctgttctttttcttatgGAGTGCAGGCTATGAGCTCTAGACAAATAATCTGGTTTTGATCTCATCACAAGTGAATCCTAAACCATCCTTGCCTCTCATCTTTCAGCTGTGAAACAACTGGTCACTGTTTAGGAGCCAGTGGTTTGCTGGCCTTAAGGCACTGCATCACTCCCACATAATTCACTTTTACCTATAAAACATAAACCCATTCTCACAATGCTTCTGATTTGTTTAATCcatattttactattatctaaTTCACTGTACTTAAGTAACAAGAGGCAAAACTAAGTACAAACTATTCACTTAATTCACGTAATATTAGCTTgcacttttggggtgcctgggtggctcagtcagttgagtgtcccgactcttgatttccgctcaggtcatgatctcagggtcgtgagatcaaatcctgcattggactccatgcttggcatggagcctgcttaagattctctctccccctgcctccctctccctctccccccatcatATGtgcacctctctctttctctctcgctccctctctcttaaaaaaaaattagcttgcACTTTTCTCAAGCTTCTTTTGCAAACTCACTTTGTTCCAGTTGTCAATTATAAGGCTTTTCATCCTCTTCTGGCCATTGATAACTCACAGTAACGGCCTCTTCTCATTTGATAATCCAGAAAACTCTAAATGCATTATCTCCCTCTACAAAGAACAGGATATTCAAGGCCTTCTTTGGATTCTGTGACCTAAGGTGAAGCACAAGCAAACTCTCAATGTCAAGCTTCCTATGGTGAAGGGGAGTGAAAGGTACTGCACCTGGGATGAAGGCTGGTTGTAGTCAGTGCACAGATGTCACAGAATGACAGTGATTGAGAGAAAGATCCCAAGAGACTCAGTTAAATTCCCTTTAGAATAAGTAAAAGACATGAAATCATAACTGCATGAAGACATCCCTCCAAATCTTAGAGGCTCAGCAGTTGCCCCTTTGGAGGGGCAATGCCCTTGAACTTGATGCCCACAGTGTTACTCAACTGCTTACCATACTGCCTGATAAGTGGAAAGGATCCTCTTTAGGCCTTAGACTCTTCTAACCATTCCCTCAAGGGTTTTTGTGCTCTTCTGGCCTGCTGAAATTCGAGGATATTGGCATATCCTGCATATTGGCCTTCCCAAGAGGCATAAATAACTGGTAACAGTTAGTATATACCTGAGTGTTTTTTGCTGAAAGGTTGAATTTATGGGAAAATTCTCAATATTAATTTCCCAGAACACCATTTCCTGAACAGACCTGAAGTCTCTTCCTATAAGACAGGTAACAAAAAAAGCAGCAAATATGCCAGAGCGGGAGGCTTGCAATGTGACAGTTCATGCTAAGTTTTTCAGTTTTACCCTACTTCCATcatgttctttgcttttttacttaTAACTTTTGCAATCTATTCTATTACTTTTATCACTTTATCTTCATGAAAAATATCTCACTTATCAAGAAATGTACAAAACATGTATATTCCATTGGAAGAGTGCTATTAGAAATCTAAGACAAATAAGTGCATGCATATAATAACTCATCAAAGGTTTATGTCAGGCTGCCAGTCAACCTATCTTAAACACAACACTCTATATAATACAATCTATAAATATCTGTTGcttacatgaatgaatgagtgaataaatgaatggataaatggagaTATGGGTGAatagatgggtagatagatgaatagatgacTGGATTGAGTGGTAGCCTGGATGATggagttaataaatgaaaaattagattGATAATTAAGTAGTAGGCATAAGGATAAATgagtgaatagatgaatgaacatTGTGGTTTTTAGCAAGCTTCCTGATGTGAACTAAAATGAGGTAGTTTGTGTGATCTGCTCCCTGTGGATCAGGGATCTGTAGGCACTGCTGAGCTAGCAGATAAGTCTTTTTCTAACCCTTTATAGACACAAAAAGAGCTCCATACtcccctgaatttttttaaatttaattttattatattatgttagtcaccatacaatacatcaccagtttttgatgcagtgatccacgattcattgtttttgtacaaCCCCCAGTGATCCatacagtacgtgccctccttaatacccatcaccaggctaacccaccccccaccccaccccccaaaaccctcagtttgtttttcagagtccatagtctctcatggttaatctttccttccgattccccccccttcatttttcccttctcctaatgtcctccatactattccttatgttccacaaataagtgaaaccatatgataattgactttattttccttcccagcctccttcaTGGTTGGcttgtttttgaaaatgaaattcaagCTGGGTGTACTCCTCAAGGAGAGGCCTACATAGTCTTATTTGCCTCATCCTTCccagtctttttatattttgtaaatctTGATTAAGGACTTATCTTGTGCCTCACACTGCAGGGTGTGTTCAGAGTATCCAAAGTAACATTGAGCCCAATCCCTATCATTAAGGATTAACATTAGTTtaactgaagaagaaaagaaaaacacctattactaaatattttagatactaaccctttatcagatatgtcatttacaaatatcttctcccattcagtaggttgccttttagttttgttgattgtttcctttgctgtgcagaagctttttattttgatgtaatcccaatagtttatttttgctttttttccccttgcctcaggggatctatccagaaaaatgttgctgtggctgatgtcagagaaattactgcctgtgatctcttccaggatttttatggtttcctgtctcacaattaggtctttcatgacattttgaatttattcttgcgtatggtgtaagaaagtggtccagtttcattcttttgcgtgtagcTGCCCAgttatcccaacaccatttattgaagagactgtctctttcccattggatattcttttccttgttgaagattaattgaccatataattgtgggcttaTGTCTgggttctgttccattgatctatttgtctacttTTCTGCCAGTTCCATTCTGatttgattaccacagctttgtatTATAACGTGAAGTTCGGAATTCTGATGCCTCCAGCCTTGtctttcattttcaagattgctttgactagtcagagtcttttgtggttccatacaaattttaggattctttgttctagttctatgaaaaatgctgttggtattttgatggggattgcattaaatctgtaaattgctttgggtagtatagacattttaacaatatgttttcttccaacccatgagcatggaatgtctttccattactttgtgttgtcttcaatttatttcatctgtgttttatagtttttagagtataagtcttttacatttttggttaggtttattcttaggtatcttattattttgggtgcaattgtaattggaattgttttcttaatttctctttctgttgcttcattattggtttatagaaatgcagcagattgctgtacattgattttgtatcctgtgacttaactgaatttgtttatcagttctagcagttttttggtggagtctttagggttttctatatagagtatcatatAATCTGGAAATAGtcaaaattttacttcttccttgctgatttgggtgccttttatttctttttgttgtctgattgatgtGGCTATGActtattttgatggtttcttttgatgAACAACTTAGTtgttttacctttattatttcttagctctattttttaactttaaaaagtattttatagtttcctccCTTACCTCAGctccacatcacacacacacacacacacacagatttcaaAATTATCTCTAAGATTAAATGTTCCAAATACATGAAAgataataaagaggaaaaagataagATAAATGTACATAATTAATTAGTAATGAACTATTACAAAGTCTTTAACTGAAAGTGAAAGACAGACTGAGGAGAACAGGAAGGATTATAGTATCTTCTGCAGAAAATGAATTCTTGACCAGACTATCATAGAGCAAAATCAATGGCCTACTTTGAAGGGATAAAAATTATTCAAGGGTCAGATCTGGAAAACTGTGTAAATTTCTCTAGAGTTGTTTGGAAGAAAAGAGCAACAAATTGAAAGAGCACAGAAGGTTCAGAACTTGTACACCAGGCAGTCAGAAGAGGGAAGGGCATGCTTCAAGGGACTCCATGAGAAATATTAAACAACCATAGCAATAATGagcagatgaagaaaaaaagtatgCGTACATAGAATAAGTAGAAAGTTTGGGTTGCCAGAGGAGGTGGTTGATacattgtttctctctctgttttcgtCCAAAGTATTATCATCTTTAAATGGCCTTGGGAAATCACAGCACAATCACTGAGTTCCTCCTTCTTGGACTGCCTGCTGATCATCATACCCAGGCCCTAGTCTTTGTGCTTTTCCTAGTAATTTACCTCCTGACTCTGTCAGGGAACCTGTTGATGATCTTGGTTATCAGGGCCAATTCTCACCTTCACATGCCCATATACTTCTTCTTGAATCACCTCTCCTTCCTGGATCTCTGTTACTCTTCAGTCACTGTGCCCAAGATGCTAGAGAACCTCCTATCTGTGAAGAAACCCATCTCAGTGGAGGACTGTTTGACCCAGGCCTTCTTTGTGCTTGCCTCTGGGGGAACAGAGCTCTGCCTCCTTGCAGTGATGACCTATGACCGCTGTGCTGCCATTTGCTACCCTCTACTCTATGGTCAGATGATGAGCAATGAGCTGTGTGTGGGACTGGCATGGGGATCTTGGGGTGTGGCCTTTTTGGATGCTGTCATCAGTACCCTCCTAGCTTGGAATTTGGACTTCTGTGAGACTCAAGTCATCTCCAACTTCATTTGTGAGATTCCATCTCTGTTCCCTCTATCCTGTTCCAATAGCTCTGTTAACTTTGCAGTCctgctctgctctgccctcctgcATGCCTTTGGGTCCTTCCTTCTGGTCTTCTTCTCTTATACACATATTGTTGCCACCATCCTGAGCATCAGCTTCACCTCAGGCAGAAGCAaggccttctccacctgctcctcccacctcacAACAGTAAGCTTATTTTATGGCTCAGGTTTTCTTCGCTATCTCATGTCAACCTCAGGTTCCTCATGGGAGTTGGTTTTTTCCATGCAATACAGTGTGGTCACTCCCCTAGTGAATCCCCTTGTCTACAGCCTAaagaacaaagaagtaaaaacagCTCTGAAAAACATGTTGCAGAAAAGTTTACAATATCTCAGGTAGCAGAGAACAAGCAGAGGATGATTGGGAAGCAGGGTagaattataacaaaatacccGAATAATAGGcattaagaaaaatttttgtttGCTCATCATGTCAGATAtgacaaaatatcttttaaagtcTCCTTTGTTTGGAAATCCACCAAAGAATAGCAAGGTATTTTCTTGCTTTGGttcatattttatctttcttagaGGCAGAAAACATGCATCAGATAACTATTTCAATTCAAGTAATTTGGTTATAAACATAGATTATTCCTTTTGTTtgcaaaacattaacaaaatgctTAGCATGGGGGAAATTGTTTGTGTCCTAAACTCTTACATGGATTCCTGTGGGTATTAAACTGGGGATAAAGTTTTGCTACAAGGTAAAAAGCCAGGGTCTCTAAAGGAAGAAAGATATAGACTTGAGACTTGTGGAAGGTGGATTTAAGATGAGCTCTGATTGAAGAGGGTCTTAGTGGCAAGGCAGATGCAGCTGAAGGTGTCTGAGAAAGGAAATCGGTTTGTTGGTCTAAAGTCCACGCTAGCAGACATCTTCCACAAGCCTTGTGAAACATTATCTGCTATGTGGCAAACGGTAGAGAATTTCATTCATTCTAGGGTGGTATAGCAGCcctgcttctttcttcttctaggtTTTACTGGTGGCTCAGAAAATTTAAGTCTGGTAGAAAGTGATGGGGTTTAGAAAAGAAGTGCATGGAGTAGGGAGAATCCTAGGTAGGAATttcctgagggggaaaaaaaggatggTCATGGAGAAGACTAATCAGAAAAGCTGTATAAACCATCTACCAAACCATCCTAGACATCTATAAAACCACTTGCTAAAGCATCCTAGAAATCCTAGAAATACAGTACAAAGCCACACAGACACTGTACCCTACTCTACAATATCCTAAATGaaggtagatttattttttaaaaaaaactttatttaaattaaatttaattaacatatagtgaattattagtttcagaggtagaattcagtgattcatcagttccatacaacacccagtgctcatttcttcaagtgccctccttaatgctcatcacccagttacccgatccccccacccacctcctctccagcaaccctcagtttgttccctatagttaagagtctctcatggtttgcctcccttctctatttttgtcttattttatttttccttcctttcccctatgttcatctgttttgcttcttaaattccacatgagtgaaatcatatggtaattttctttctctgattgatttatttcacttagcataatactctctagttccatccatgtggttgcaaatggcaagatttcattctttttgatggctgagtaatattccattgtgtgtgtgtgtgtgtgtgtgtgtgtgtgtgtgtgtgtgatatatatatcacttcttctttttttttttttaaagattttatttatttatttgacagagagagaaacagcgagagcaggaacactagcagggggaatgggagagagagaagcaggcttcttgccgagcagggagcccgatgtgggactcgatcccaggacactgggatcatgacctgagccgaaggcagacgcttaacgactgagccacccaggcgccctatatatcacttcttctttatccattcatctgtcaatggacatctgggctcttcccttATTCTGGCTATTgagacattgttgctataaacattggggtgcatgtgccccttcaaatcactgtttgtatcttttggataaatacctagtagtgtcaaagattagttaaccatagagttgagcatccatttctgggttctctattctgttccattgatctatgtgtctgtttttgtgccagcaccatattgtcttgatgattacaactttgtaatacagcttaaagtctggaattgtgatgcctccagctctggttttcttttcctttggctattcagggtcttctctggttccatacaaattttaggattatttgttccagctctgtgaaaaatgttgatggtattttgatagtgattatattgaatgtgtagattgctttgggtagcatagcatttcaacaatatttgttcttccaatccatgaacatggggtgtttttccatttctttgtgtcttcctcaatttctttcataagtattctatagttttcagaatacagatcctttacctctttggttaggtttattcctaggtatcttatgggttttggtgcaattgtaaatgggatcgattccttgatttccctttctgctgcctcattgttagtgtatagaaatgccactgacttctgtgtattgattttatatcctgccactttgctgaattcctgtatcagttcatgtcacctgcaaagagtgaaagtttgacttctttgctgatttggatgccttttatttctttttgttgtctgattcctgcggctaggacttcagtactatgttgaacaacagtggtgatagtggacatacctgttgtgttcctgaccttagaggaaaagctctcagtttttcccattgagggtgatattagctgtgggctttttgtagatagCTTTATGATactaaggtatgttccctctatccctacacagcagagagtttttatcaagaaagcatGTTGCAttctatcaaatgctttttctgtatctattgaaaggatcatatggttcttatccttccttttattaatctGGTGattcacactgattgatttgtggatgttgaaccacccttgcagcccaggaataaatcccacttggtcatggtgaataatccttttaatgaacTGTTGGACCcaattagctagtatcttggtgagaatttttgcatccatgttcatcggggatattggtctgtaattctttttttggtggggtctttgtctggttttgggatcaaggtattGCTGGCCTCAAAGAAAGAGTGAAGTATTCCTTCCTtgtctattttttgaaacagtttcaggagaataggtattaattcttctttaaatgtttggtagaattctcctgggaagacatccagccctggactcttgtttgttgggagatttttgattactgcttgcTGGTTACtgcttgctggttatgggtctgttcaggttttctatttcttcctctttcagttttggtagtttataaatttcaaggaatgtatccatttcttccagattgcctaatttgttggcatatagtggctcataatatgttcttataattgtttgtatttcctcggtgttggttgtgatctctcctctttcattcatgattttatttatttgggtcctttctcttttctttttgataagtttggctaggggtttatcaatcttattaattctttcaaagaaccacctcttagttttgttgatctgttctactggctttttaatttctgtatcattgatttctgctctaatctttattaattctcttctcctactttatttgctgttctttttccatctcc from Halichoerus grypus chromosome 6, mHalGry1.hap1.1, whole genome shotgun sequence harbors:
- the LOC118543037 gene encoding olfactory receptor 8S1-like produces the protein MALGNHSTITEFLLLGLPADHHTQALVFVLFLVIYLLTLSGNLLMILVIRANSHLHMPIYFFLNHLSFLDLCYSSVTVPKMLENLLSVKKPISVEDCLTQAFFVLASGGTELCLLAVMTYDRCAAICYPLLYGQMMSNELCVGLAWGSWGVAFLDAVISTLLAWNLDFCETQVISNFICEIPSLFPLSCSNSSVNFAVLLCSALLHAFGSFLLVFFSYTHIVATILSISFTSGRSKAFSTCSSHLTTVSLFYGSGFLRYLMSTSGSSWELVFSMQYSVVTPLVNPLVYSLKNKEVKTALKNMLQKSLQYLR
- the LOC118543038 gene encoding olfactory receptor 8S1-like is translated as MALVNHSTITEFLLLGLSTNPQVQTLLFVLFLNIYFLTILGNLMMLLVIRADSHLHTPMYFFLSQLSFLDLCLSSVTVPRMLRDLLSEIKTISVRSCLAQGFFVFITAGTEGFLLSVMAYDRYAAICHPLLYGQMMRKQLCVQLVSGSWGLGFLNALINILLATNLDFCESHIISHYSCEVPSLFPLSCSDISTNLIVLFCSTLLHGFGTFSPIISSYACIVSTILNISSTSGRSKAFSTCSSHLMAVIFFYGSGFLCYLMPTSGSLLELIFSVQYSVITPMLNPLIYSLKNKEVKAALKRTLEKYL